The Odocoileus virginianus isolate 20LAN1187 ecotype Illinois unplaced genomic scaffold, Ovbor_1.2 Unplaced_Scaffold_24, whole genome shotgun sequence region TTTTGATTGTCCTCAGTCATAAGGGGAACTggtgtgaaaaagaaagagaataacatATTCTGTAAACAGGTTAATCAAACTCAACAAGAGAACTCAAGTATAGGGGTTCTCAGTTTCAAAATGACAATCTTTTTCCTACTCTACTGTTGATGTGATTTCTTTGTATCTGTGTACAGAAGAAATGCAtccatcttcttttttaaaaacttaaatattggTTGCCCTGGCTCCAACTAATTATTTGTTAGCTGCTGGCAGAGAAGGGGCTTCTCTTTGTtacagtgcacgggcttctcattgccatggcttctcttatCGGGAAGCACGGGCCCGAGGTGCttggcttcagtaattgtggtacgtgggcccagtagttgtggcgcaggaacttagttgctctgtggcgtgtagattcttcccaaaccagggatcgaacttgtgccccctgcattggcagccataTTCTTGTCCACTgcatcaccaggaaagcccctgttgCAGGTTGTTGATATCCCTTTGTCTTATTATATTTTGTGTGCTTTTCTTTTGCAGTTTTTCTCACCATTTTGTCTGAACCtgctttaaaaatttacaaaatgctCAGTCCTTATTACATACACCTGGAGCAAATAACATAAATAATTTGAAGGATATTGCCTAAGTAGGGCATCCTCGATTTATTGGTTGTTTGCTATCTGGacaatattttttatgttaattCTTAATTGTGATATCCAGACAATAGTCTTTGGGCATGTATTATGCAATACGGCCGACATGCATTATTTGTTCATGTTGtaaaatgccttttatttatgGGTACATAGCTTTATAGtaaatgtttagaaaaatattttttcttaaaagtagttttattatattctttattttctctgtcaTGTATTAATTTTTCAATTCTAAACAGCccattaaattatttattagctCACCTTGTTTGGACTATTTAGCATTACAGTGTATTATccattttttagcatttattctATAGTAAGTACACAGAGTATATcagtaatataatttttttttctcagttatgGAACAGCAGTATGTTTAATGTTAACTGATCTGTACTTTGGGGTCATGGTGAAAAAATACCCTTTCTCTGATAGCTGATTTCCAATGTGAATGTTTTTGACATAGGGTTTATAAAGCAAGGCTACCTTAAAATTAACTTGAATTATATGTTATTTAGTAAAGAATTCTGTTCCTTTAGTGTTTCTAAAAGTTTTAAGATCATTGTTAGGAACTTTCATAACTCTGTTGGGTATCAGTATTACTTTTGGTGTAACACATACTCAACATGAAAGATTTATTTATGCATTCTAATGAATAGGATATTGTGGTTCTTTTTGTCTTGTAGATATCTCACCCATACATGTGATTAAGCAGTTACAGCTAAAATCGAACAGTGACACAAGAAAAGTACTTCAAACAGTGTTGTTGAGAAGACCCAAAAGTCTTGAAATCAAACATATTTAACCTCAGGGAAATGCAGGAAAATATGAATGACTTTGAGTCTCAGTAGAGATGtgatgaaagaaatgataaagtaATGCCTGTGACCAATAACAAAAATCTCACCGATGGAAGACATTGCTGTTGTCAAAGGGATGTCAAAATCAAGCCTGTTGAAAATTGGCTTGGTTTAAACTTTCAGGATGAACTCCACATAATAAGTGAAAGGGAAATGAATGGATTTGATGACCCTGACAAGAAAATCAACAATAGTGTCCCATTTTCACCACTTCATATAATTTCTCCTAGAGTTCAAACCAGTATTTCTAACACACATGAAAGTGACTTTACGCATTCCTCAGTCCTGACACAGGACCAGAAAGCACACAGCAAAAGACCTTACAAATGTAGCAAGTATAACAAAACCTTCCTCAATAGCTCAAACCTCGCCAGACATCAGACAGTCCACACAGGAGcgaaaatatttaaatgtgattTATGTGACAAAGTCTTTAGTCAAAATTCAAGACTTATAAATCATGGGAGAATTCACagtggagagaaaccttacaaatgtatTGAATGTGGAAAAACCTTTAATCACTACTCAAACCTCATTAGGCATCAGAAAATTCATACAGGAAAGAAGTTCTGTGAATGTGATCTCTGCAACAAAATCTTCAGTAATAGTCCAAGCCTTGCAACTCATCGGAGAGTTCATACTGGGgagaaaccttataaatgtaaTGGGCGTGGCAAAGCTTTTAGTCTGTTTGCAACCCTTGTATTGCATCATAgagttcatactggagagaaaccttaccaGTGTAATGAGTGTGGAAAAATCTTTAATCACTGCTCTAACCTCATCAGACATCAGAAAATTCATACCGGAAAGAAGTTATATGAATGTGGTATGTGTAGCAAGGTCTTCAGTCGAAATAAAAACCTTGCAGTTCATCACAAGGTTCATACTGGAGATAAACCCTATAAATGTAATGAGTGTGACAGGAGGTTTAGTAAAAATTCACATCTTGCAAGTCATCAGAGaactcatactggagagaaaccttacaaatgtaatgaatgtggCAAAGTTTTCACTATACGTGCAACTCTTAGAAGACACCAGAGAGTTCATACTGCAAAGAAACCTAacaaatgtaatgaatgtggCCAGGTCTTTACTCAAAAATCAAGCCTTACATGTCATCAGCAAATTCATTCTGGAATGAAACCTTTCAAATGTAGTGATTGTGGCAAAGCCTCCCGTCAAAATTCGCACCTTACAAGTCATGAGAGAGTACATTTTGTAAAGAAACCTTCCAACTACATTGAGTGTGCAAAATCCTTTACTCAAGTCTCAGCCCTTACTACATATAAGAAAATCCAGACAtgagagaaaccatataaatatCATATGTTGGAAAGTCTTCAGAATTAAAAATTCACACCTTACAGTTCTTTGGAGAATTgttactggagagaaaccatataagtATCTTTAAGTCTGGCAAAGCTTTTGTGCATTCAGTCTGACCATCATATATGGAAGGAATGGAAGGAAACGTACAAATGTCATAATGGAAGGAAGTGTCATATGGAAGGAATGTCATTAATGTCATAATGGAAGGAAACCTTACAAATGTCATGACTGTCTCAGTGTGTTTAGTCAAAGTTTATACCTCATGACCCACCAGATTACTCATACTAGAGAGAGACTTTATAAATGTAATGAAAGTTTTTCAGTGTCCTTTCAAGCCTAACTCATGAGATGGTCCATACTGATGAGAGACCTTGAAAATACGGTGATGTGGCAGTGCATTTAGCATGTGTTCACATCTTAAAGTTCATGAGAAAATTCATACTGGATAGAAACTAGGTGGATGTACTTTGTGTAGTCAGGCCTTTAGAAAACGAATTTGTTCTGGAAAGAATCCTCACAAGTATCATGAATGTGAGAAATGTATGCTCAGGGCTCACATCTCACCAGAATTTAGGTAATAATCAGTGGACAAAACATGAAAGAAAGGGATAAATTTTGCAAATCTTTTATGTTGTGCCCTAAACTCAGGGCACAATACAATGAGGAGACTTaacctgacagtccagtggttaagactccatggttccactgtgagggggtggggaggtagaGTGTGAGTTTGAACCCttgtcagggaactcagatcccacatgcctcagggtgcggccaagaaataaatttcttaaattgaattttttaaaattgcaaaaaaaaaaaaaaaagtacagtgaaTATGGCAAAGTTTCAAATTATTGGTTCTTTGTCACTAGGTATCAGAA contains the following coding sequences:
- the LOC110148897 gene encoding zinc finger protein 480-like isoform X1 yields the protein MPVTNNKNLTDGRHCCCQRDVKIKPVENWLGLNFQDELHIISEREMNGFDDPDKKINNSVPFSPLHIISPRVQTSISNTHESDFTHSSVLTQDQKAHSKRPYKCSKYNKTFLNSSNLARHQTVHTGAKIFKCDLCDKVFSQNSRLINHGRIHSGEKPYKCIECGKTFNHYSNLIRHQKIHTGKKFCECDLCNKIFSNSPSLATHRRVHTGEKPYKCNGRGKAFSLFATLVLHHRVHTGEKPYQCNECGKIFNHCSNLIRHQKIHTGKKLYECGMCSKVFSRNKNLAVHHKVHTGDKPYKCNECDRRFSKNSHLASHQRTHTGEKPYKCNECGKVFTIRATLRRHQRVHTAKKPNKCNECGQVFTQKSSLTCHQQIHSGMKPFKCSDCGKASRQNSHLTSHERVHFVKKPSNYIECAKSFTQVSALTTYKKIQT